One Archangium lipolyticum DNA segment encodes these proteins:
- a CDS encoding glycosyltransferase family 4 protein, producing MAVHQLIPSFVAGDASGQAALHLQLLLRRLGHSGELYAGEVGPGLDSLAHPVSALRPAPDDLVLYHHGISSPLSSRLLHLPCRRGVVFHNISPASFYAGTPLAEALLTGRAQLAAMAPFVDVALGVSDYNSAELREAGYRDVHTVPLFVEPGRFSEANADKALLRRLAGTGPVVLSVSRVAPHKRFEDLLALHAELLKLRPEARLLLVGGYEPGSRYFKSLQRTARELSGVHFLGRLNHAELVAAYRTADVFVSMSEHEGFGVPLIEAMAAEVPVLAYAAAAVPETLGGAGIAFDQKRFAFLAELVVDLCEDLSLRERLLAGQARRLGHFSAEESQKALAKALGGDRRPGRRAPPRKKPRVGVVVQRYGEVTGGAERHAQQVVEQLAPHWELTVLTTCAKNHLTWENVFPPGEEQDAHVKGVRVLRFPVTRVRHIRPFNALSKQVFDKPNERLREEHWVAEQGPLAPGLLEHLDAHGADYDGFVFFTYLYAPTVWGLPMVAERSLLVPTAHDEPPIRFGVYADVFERPRALLCNTPEEVELIGRYYPDHAPARVVGVGVDVPAKVDPQRFREKYGVRNPYLLYVGRLEAGKGIPELLAHHRELKGRFHDAPDLVLAGEAHMELRGEGVRHVGRISEQDKYDALAGALAVAVPSRFESLSLLTLEAFASGTPVLVNAYSEVLVGQVERSRAGRTYKDLDSFIQGLREVGEHRATLSRRAKSFAAKYTWPRVVDAYREELDSILREKSR from the coding sequence ATGGCGGTCCATCAGCTGATTCCGAGCTTCGTGGCCGGAGACGCCTCCGGACAGGCGGCGCTGCACCTGCAACTCCTGCTGCGCCGGCTGGGCCACTCCGGCGAGCTGTACGCGGGCGAGGTGGGCCCCGGCCTGGACTCCCTCGCGCACCCCGTCTCGGCGCTGCGCCCGGCCCCGGACGACCTCGTCCTCTACCACCACGGCATCTCCTCGCCGCTGAGCAGCCGGCTGCTGCACCTGCCCTGCCGCCGCGGCGTCGTCTTCCACAACATCAGCCCCGCGAGCTTCTACGCGGGCACCCCGCTCGCCGAGGCGCTCCTCACCGGGCGGGCGCAGCTGGCCGCCATGGCCCCCTTCGTGGACGTGGCCCTCGGCGTGTCGGACTACAACTCCGCCGAGCTGCGCGAGGCCGGCTACCGCGACGTCCACACCGTCCCCCTCTTCGTCGAGCCCGGGCGCTTCTCCGAGGCCAACGCGGACAAGGCCCTGCTGCGGCGCCTGGCGGGCACGGGCCCCGTGGTGCTCTCGGTGAGCCGCGTGGCGCCGCACAAGCGCTTCGAGGACCTGCTCGCGCTGCACGCGGAGCTGCTGAAGCTGCGGCCCGAGGCGCGCCTGCTCCTGGTGGGCGGCTACGAGCCGGGCAGCCGCTACTTCAAGTCGCTCCAGCGCACCGCGCGCGAGCTGTCCGGGGTGCACTTCCTCGGGCGGCTCAACCACGCGGAGCTGGTGGCCGCGTACCGCACCGCGGACGTCTTCGTCTCCATGAGCGAGCACGAGGGCTTCGGCGTCCCGCTCATCGAGGCCATGGCGGCGGAGGTGCCGGTGCTGGCCTACGCGGCGGCGGCCGTGCCGGAGACGCTCGGGGGCGCGGGCATCGCCTTCGACCAGAAACGCTTCGCCTTCCTCGCCGAGCTGGTGGTGGACCTGTGCGAGGACCTGTCGTTGCGCGAGCGCCTGCTCGCGGGCCAGGCCCGGCGGCTCGGGCACTTCTCCGCCGAGGAGAGCCAGAAGGCCCTCGCCAAGGCCCTGGGCGGGGACAGACGGCCCGGGCGCCGCGCGCCGCCCAGGAAGAAGCCCCGGGTGGGCGTGGTGGTGCAGCGCTACGGCGAGGTGACGGGCGGTGCCGAGCGCCACGCGCAGCAGGTGGTGGAGCAACTGGCACCGCACTGGGAGCTGACGGTCCTCACCACGTGCGCGAAGAACCACCTCACCTGGGAGAACGTCTTCCCGCCGGGCGAGGAGCAGGACGCGCACGTGAAGGGTGTCCGGGTGCTGCGCTTCCCGGTGACACGCGTGCGCCACATCCGCCCGTTCAACGCGCTGTCGAAGCAGGTGTTCGACAAGCCCAACGAGCGGCTGCGCGAGGAGCACTGGGTGGCCGAGCAGGGCCCGCTGGCCCCCGGCCTGCTCGAGCACCTGGACGCGCACGGAGCGGACTACGACGGCTTCGTCTTCTTCACCTACCTGTACGCGCCCACCGTGTGGGGCCTGCCCATGGTGGCGGAGCGCTCGCTGCTCGTCCCCACGGCGCACGACGAGCCGCCCATCCGCTTCGGCGTGTACGCGGACGTCTTCGAGCGACCGCGCGCCCTGCTGTGCAACACCCCCGAGGAGGTGGAGCTCATCGGGCGCTACTACCCGGACCACGCGCCCGCGCGGGTGGTGGGGGTGGGAGTGGACGTGCCGGCGAAGGTGGACCCCCAGCGCTTCCGCGAGAAGTACGGGGTGCGCAACCCCTACCTGCTCTACGTGGGGCGGCTGGAGGCCGGCAAGGGCATCCCCGAGCTGCTCGCGCACCACCGGGAGCTGAAGGGGCGCTTCCACGACGCGCCGGACCTGGTGCTCGCGGGCGAGGCGCACATGGAGCTGCGGGGCGAGGGCGTGCGCCACGTCGGCCGCATCAGCGAACAGGACAAGTACGACGCGCTGGCCGGTGCGCTGGCGGTGGCGGTGCCCTCGCGCTTCGAGAGCCTCTCGCTGCTCACGCTGGAGGCCTTCGCCTCGGGCACGCCGGTGCTCGTCAACGCGTACTCGGAGGTGCTGGTGGGCCAGGTGGAGCGCAGCCGGGCGGGCCGGACGTACAAGGACCTCGACTCGTTCATCCAGGGCCTGCGTGAGGTGGGCGAGCACCGCGCCACGCTGAGCCGGCGCGCGAAGTCCTTCGCCGCGAAGTACACGTGGCCCCGGGTGGTGGACGCCTACCGGGAAGAGCTGGATTCCATCCTCAGGGAGAAGAGCCGATGA
- a CDS encoding glycosyltransferase family 4 protein, which yields MSIGPVAFDASLWDEPTTGIGLYTRCLADALETRGVRLRRLGARVSGEDPRGRMGRTAYVLGRLPRALRETEARLYHALGNFNLPLVRTPGKPYVLTVHDLIPLSMPETVSRAYRWQFRLWLARSVQVADRILCVSACTREDLLARHPEVSDKVTVAYNGVDHVDRYVPDATAEAYLRTLSLPSRFVLYAGSLDVRKNVSLVLDALERLKARGRPAALVLVGQRWFGSGSVESRVASMRSEGHDIRPLGYQSEQVFYELMRRATVFAFPSRYEGFGLPPLEAMRLGTPAIVSTTGATPEVCGEGALAVRPDDAEGLAEALERLLQSDAERRRWSEAGRKQAARFTWARCADETLAAYEAALRR from the coding sequence GTGTCCATCGGTCCTGTCGCTTTCGATGCGAGCCTGTGGGACGAGCCCACCACGGGCATCGGCCTGTACACCCGTTGTCTGGCGGACGCACTGGAGACGCGGGGCGTGCGATTGCGGCGATTGGGGGCCCGGGTGTCCGGGGAGGACCCGCGTGGCCGCATGGGGCGCACGGCCTACGTGCTGGGCCGGCTGCCCCGGGCGCTGCGCGAGACGGAGGCGCGGCTGTACCACGCGCTCGGCAACTTCAACCTCCCGTTGGTGCGCACCCCCGGCAAGCCCTACGTCCTCACCGTTCACGACCTGATTCCGCTGTCGATGCCCGAGACGGTCTCCCGGGCCTACCGCTGGCAGTTCCGCCTGTGGCTCGCCCGGAGTGTCCAGGTGGCGGACCGCATCCTCTGCGTGAGCGCGTGCACCCGGGAGGACCTGTTGGCGCGCCACCCCGAGGTCTCGGACAAGGTGACGGTGGCCTACAACGGGGTGGACCACGTGGACCGCTACGTGCCTGACGCCACCGCGGAGGCCTACCTGCGCACGCTGTCGCTGCCGTCCCGCTTCGTGCTGTACGCGGGCTCGCTGGACGTGCGCAAGAACGTGAGCCTGGTGCTGGACGCGCTCGAGCGGCTGAAGGCGCGGGGACGGCCGGCGGCGCTGGTGCTGGTGGGACAGAGGTGGTTCGGCTCGGGCTCGGTGGAGTCGCGCGTGGCGAGCATGCGCTCCGAGGGCCATGACATCCGGCCGCTGGGCTACCAGTCCGAGCAGGTGTTCTACGAGCTGATGCGGAGGGCGACGGTGTTCGCGTTCCCCTCGCGCTACGAGGGCTTCGGGCTGCCGCCGCTGGAGGCGATGCGGCTGGGGACGCCGGCCATCGTGTCGACGACGGGGGCGACGCCGGAGGTGTGTGGCGAGGGGGCTCTGGCGGTGCGGCCGGACGACGCGGAGGGCCTGGCGGAGGCGCTGGAGCGGCTGCTGCAATCGGACGCGGAGCGGCGGCGCTGGTCGGAGGCGGGGCGCAAGCAGGCGGCGCGTTTCACCTGGGCGCGCTGCGCGGACGAGACGCTCGCGGCCTACGAGGCGGCACTGCGGCGGTAG
- a CDS encoding fatty acyl-AMP ligase, with product MAKEVTVAAVVERLTGADARIGFSFVSRSGNTEQTRLITFPELAEQTAARAGALQAAGLKQGERIAIILPENDEFILTFLGAIRVGIIPVPIYPMHGLGQLDGYLENVRHIVRRSGAAAVVTNAKIKLLLGTVQGQCESVRGIISVESLADAAAPMQPRQVNLDDAAFLQFTSGSTSNPKGVTVTHRNLAANIRCFMEEGFRVTSEDVGVSWLPLFHDMGLIGFLLGPLFYQRPVAFIPPLNFLQRPLMWLEALSKYRASISCAPNFAFALAVKRIPEAQRQGLDLSAWRIAGCGGEPIRAEVLRRFATAFAPQGFRAEALLPMYGMAESSLAITLGRPGGGLPSTPVDHTRLSEERVALPPRQLEGALEIVACGKPFTGHKLSIFDLTDETSASPLPDGHIGEIRIAGPSVMKEYWGDPEATAQVFAGEYLRTGDLGFILNGELHVCGRLKEMIILNGRNYFPQDIEHVATTVPGVRKGNLVAFGTHEASDAGEGLERIVLAVEIADPASFDPLAVVRTVQASLGVALHEVVVLQPGQLPKTSSGKLQRTKTRELYERGELHERQSARETNVTDTLKQVVISQTNYLKAVLFK from the coding sequence ATGGCCAAGGAAGTGACTGTCGCGGCGGTGGTGGAGCGATTGACGGGCGCTGATGCGCGCATTGGCTTCTCGTTCGTGAGTCGGAGCGGCAACACCGAACAGACCCGGCTCATCACGTTCCCGGAATTGGCCGAGCAGACCGCGGCCCGTGCCGGCGCGCTGCAGGCGGCGGGGCTGAAGCAGGGCGAACGGATTGCCATCATCCTCCCGGAGAATGACGAGTTCATCCTCACATTCCTGGGAGCCATTCGCGTGGGAATCATCCCCGTGCCCATCTACCCGATGCATGGGCTCGGTCAGCTGGACGGCTACCTCGAGAACGTGCGGCACATCGTCAGGCGGAGTGGCGCGGCGGCGGTGGTGACGAACGCGAAGATCAAGCTCCTGCTCGGCACGGTGCAGGGTCAGTGCGAGAGCGTGCGCGGCATCATCTCCGTCGAGTCGCTCGCGGACGCCGCCGCACCCATGCAGCCCCGGCAGGTGAATCTGGACGACGCGGCTTTTCTCCAGTTCACCAGTGGCTCCACGTCCAATCCCAAGGGGGTCACCGTCACCCACCGGAACCTGGCGGCCAACATCCGCTGCTTCATGGAGGAGGGCTTTCGGGTGACGTCCGAGGACGTGGGCGTCTCCTGGCTTCCCCTCTTCCACGACATGGGGCTCATCGGCTTCTTGCTGGGCCCGCTGTTCTACCAACGGCCTGTTGCGTTCATCCCGCCGCTGAACTTCCTACAGCGGCCGCTGATGTGGCTGGAGGCCCTCAGCAAGTACCGCGCTTCTATCTCCTGTGCGCCCAATTTCGCCTTCGCCCTGGCGGTCAAGCGCATCCCGGAGGCGCAACGGCAAGGACTGGATCTGTCCGCCTGGCGTATCGCCGGGTGCGGCGGTGAGCCCATCCGCGCGGAAGTCCTGCGGCGCTTCGCCACGGCCTTCGCGCCCCAGGGTTTCCGTGCCGAAGCCCTGCTGCCCATGTACGGCATGGCCGAGTCCTCGCTGGCCATCACGCTGGGGAGGCCGGGCGGGGGGTTGCCGTCGACGCCCGTGGACCACACCCGGCTGAGCGAGGAGCGCGTCGCCCTCCCGCCCAGGCAGCTGGAGGGGGCGTTGGAGATCGTCGCGTGTGGCAAGCCCTTCACCGGCCACAAGCTGTCCATTTTCGACCTGACGGATGAGACCAGCGCGTCCCCCCTTCCCGATGGGCATATCGGGGAGATCCGCATCGCCGGCCCCAGCGTCATGAAGGAGTATTGGGGCGACCCGGAGGCGACGGCCCAGGTGTTCGCCGGCGAGTATCTGCGCACGGGCGACCTTGGCTTCATCCTCAACGGTGAGCTCCACGTCTGCGGCCGGCTCAAGGAGATGATCATCCTCAACGGCCGCAACTACTTCCCGCAGGACATCGAACACGTGGCCACCACCGTCCCGGGAGTGCGCAAGGGCAACCTCGTCGCCTTCGGCACGCACGAGGCTTCTGACGCGGGCGAGGGTTTGGAGCGGATCGTTCTGGCGGTGGAGATCGCCGACCCGGCCTCGTTCGATCCCTTGGCTGTCGTCCGGACGGTACAGGCCTCGCTGGGCGTCGCGCTCCACGAAGTGGTGGTACTCCAGCCCGGGCAACTCCCCAAGACGTCCAGCGGCAAGCTGCAGCGCACCA